From a single Bactrocera tryoni isolate S06 unplaced genomic scaffold, CSIRO_BtryS06_freeze2 scaffold_243, whole genome shotgun sequence genomic region:
- the LOC120780241 gene encoding tRNA (adenine(58)-N(1))-methyltransferase catalytic subunit TRMT61A — MSFLKPKEVIEEGDTVILYLTVNSMHAIEATPTIVNKKGETIEYIFQTSYGALKVRNLIGVTYGSRVELSKGWAYVLQPNPELWTQTLPHRTQIIYTPDISMILFQLEVRPGSVIVESGTGSGSLSHYFLRAIKPYGHLHTFDFHEARVQQAREEFERHGLGDFVTVYHRDVCQLGFSNELEGKADAVFLDLPAPQLAVPFAAKTLKTEGGRFCSFSPCIEQSQRCCIALQEHGFTEIRSMEILQQEHVVKTRTLPVLDLEFLKHKKPSSQKLDESSTNEINEKTDNLKTPKETKKVLTSCAPPTLPGHTGYLTFATLPPAFVR; from the exons ATGAGTTTCCTAAAGCCAAAAGAAGTAATTGAAGAGGGTGATACAGTTATACTTTATCTCACTGTAAATTCGATGCATGCCATTGaagcaacaccaacaatagTCAACAAAAAGGGCGAAACCATtgaatat ATATTTCAAACCTCATACGGCGCGTTAAAGGTGCGCAATCTAATTGGTGTCACTTATGGTTCGCGGGTGGAACTCTCGAAAGGGTGGGCCTATGTACTGCAGCCAAATCCTGAATTGTGGACCCAAACGCTGCCGCATCGCACACAAATCATTTACACACCCGATATTAGTATGATACTCTTCCAACTCGAAGTTCGCCCTGGTTCAGTGATAGTTGAATCTGGTACTGGCTCAGGTTCACTGTCACATTATTTTTTACGTGCTATTAAACCTTATGGTCATTTGCACACATTTGACTTCCACGAAGCGCGAGTGCAACAAGCGCGTGAAGAATTCGAACGACATGGTTTAGGTGATTTTGTAACCGTTTATCATCGCGATGTGTGTCAACTGGGTTTTAGCAATGAGTTGGAAGGCAAAGCGGATGCAGTATTTTTGGACTTGCCGGCACCTCAGCTAGCGGTACCATTTGCTGCTAAAACACTTAAAACGGAAG gtGGACGTTTCTGTTCATTTTCACCTTGTATTGAACAGTCCCAACGTTGTTGCATCGCTTTACAAGAACATGGATTCACAGAGATTCGTTCAATGGAAATACTACAGCAGGAGCATGTTGTTAAAACTAGAACATTGCCCGTGCTAGATTTAGAGTTCCTGAAGCACAAG AAACCCTCTTCTCAAAAATTGGATGAATCGAGTACTAATGAAATCAATGAAAAGacagataatttaaaaactccGAAAGAAACCAAGAAAGTGCTCACATCGTGTGCGCCACCTACCCTACCAGGCCACACAGGATATTTGACATTTGCAACTCTTCCCCCAGCCTTCGTACGATAG